In the genome of Thermosphaera aggregans DSM 11486, one region contains:
- a CDS encoding translation initiation factor — translation MYSSLDESLCGGLPPELCEQLSIEQQVIKIRLDERKFGKEVTIIEGLPDDKNLLKQIAKTLKTKLATGGTFKEGRIELQGDHRHKVKQILIDEFGFQPENILILD, via the coding sequence ATGTATTCGAGCCTGGACGAATCACTATGTGGTGGACTTCCTCCGGAGCTATGCGAGCAACTATCCATAGAGCAACAGGTAATCAAGATAAGGCTTGATGAAAGGAAGTTTGGTAAAGAAGTAACTATTATAGAAGGGCTTCCGGACGATAAGAATCTTTTAAAGCAGATCGCCAAAACCCTTAAGACAAAGCTAGCTACTGGTGGAACTTTCAAAGAAGGCAGGATAGAGCTTCAGGGTGACCATAGGCATAAGGTTAAACAAATATTGATCGATGAGTTCGGCTTCCAACCCGAGAACATACTAATACTGGACTAG
- a CDS encoding transcription initiation factor IIB — translation MEAGKESKPKQPCPHDKLVYDSEHGEYVCLDTGEVVEEKIIDERPEWRAFTPEERGRRARTGGPLTTTVHDMGFATAIDYSNKDAAGRKLMGKRQELVKLRKWQARTRILTSMDRNLAQAMNELERLGDLLNLPSHVKEEAARIYREAVEKGLVRGRSIESVIAAAVYVACRELKVPRSLDEVSRHTRIGRKDIARCYRLLLRELDIKVGTTDPVDYVPRIVHALGLPGTVVKKAVELLNVAREHGVTGGKDPAGLAAAAVYVASLELGEKRTQKEVAHVAGVTEVTVRNRYKELAKIFGLDANAV, via the coding sequence ATGGAAGCAGGCAAGGAATCAAAGCCGAAGCAACCCTGCCCGCATGACAAACTAGTCTATGATAGCGAGCACGGAGAGTATGTTTGCCTGGATACTGGCGAGGTTGTCGAGGAGAAAATAATTGATGAGAGGCCGGAGTGGAGGGCTTTCACGCCTGAGGAGAGAGGTAGGAGAGCTAGGACGGGAGGCCCGTTAACAACTACTGTACACGACATGGGGTTCGCCACAGCTATTGACTACTCCAACAAGGATGCTGCTGGGAGAAAGCTAATGGGTAAGAGGCAGGAGTTGGTAAAGCTGAGGAAGTGGCAGGCCAGGACTAGAATACTTACCAGCATGGATAGGAACCTGGCGCAGGCAATGAACGAGTTGGAGAGACTGGGGGACTTGTTAAACCTTCCATCACATGTGAAGGAAGAGGCAGCTAGAATATACAGGGAGGCTGTCGAGAAAGGGCTCGTAAGAGGTAGAAGTATCGAGAGCGTTATAGCCGCAGCTGTTTACGTCGCATGCAGGGAGTTGAAGGTTCCGAGATCGCTTGACGAAGTGTCGAGACACACCCGAATAGGAAGAAAGGACATTGCAAGATGCTACAGGTTGCTCCTAAGGGAGCTGGATATTAAAGTCGGCACCACCGACCCTGTTGACTACGTTCCCAGAATAGTGCACGCGTTAGGATTACCCGGCACTGTTGTGAAGAAGGCTGTCGAGCTTTTAAACGTGGCCAGAGAGCACGGGGTTACAGGAGGGAAAGACCCTGCAGGGCTTGCGGCTGCAGCCGTCTACGTGGCGTCATTGGAGCTCGGCGAGAAGAGGACTCAGAAGGAAGTAGCACATGTTGCTGGAGTGACCGAAGTAACTGTGAGGAACAGGTATAAGGAGTTGGCGAAAATTTTTGGATTAGATGCGAACGCTGTTTGA
- a CDS encoding aldo/keto reductase, whose translation MIELKHAGLKVSRLGLGTWQFSSKLWGKSLTTTQVSLLLSTAISHGINLIDTAEIYGNGRSERLLGEAILRLDAREEIVVVTKIAGFRKPVFEEFLKAFKNSHKRLGFKPDIVLHHWPPRNMNEICKVVNALESLVAQGYVAAYGLSNYGLKELREALNCVRKIEPVANQLQYSLAYRVVEKELLEYMKRNNIVLLAWSPLAKGALAGLTEPKNLAQRMDGVFKTASKDEKLQNALNHVAVRHGVSKSTVALAWLISKGAIPVVGTTNPARIVEYAKALSLSLDSQDIELLDKSSEKYVEHWGLTYRQPAPLASMPRSLQMLLVTLMRGI comes from the coding sequence GTGATCGAGCTTAAACATGCCGGGCTAAAAGTTAGCAGGCTCGGTCTTGGAACATGGCAGTTTTCATCAAAACTATGGGGTAAAAGCCTGACCACGACACAGGTTTCACTGCTTTTAAGCACAGCCATAAGCCATGGGATAAACCTGATCGATACTGCCGAAATATATGGTAATGGAAGGTCGGAAAGACTTCTCGGCGAGGCTATTTTAAGACTTGATGCAAGGGAGGAGATTGTGGTAGTAACAAAGATCGCTGGTTTCCGCAAACCAGTTTTCGAGGAATTCCTGAAAGCGTTTAAAAACAGCCATAAGAGACTTGGGTTTAAGCCGGATATAGTTCTTCACCACTGGCCCCCTCGAAACATGAACGAGATATGTAAAGTCGTGAACGCTTTGGAATCTCTTGTTGCACAGGGCTATGTCGCAGCTTACGGGTTATCGAATTATGGATTAAAAGAGTTGAGGGAAGCGTTAAACTGTGTTAGAAAAATAGAGCCTGTCGCAAACCAGTTGCAATACAGTCTCGCGTACAGGGTCGTTGAGAAAGAGCTCCTAGAATACATGAAAAGGAATAATATAGTCTTATTGGCGTGGAGCCCTCTCGCTAAGGGGGCCCTGGCCGGGTTAACAGAGCCTAAGAATCTCGCCCAGAGAATGGATGGCGTGTTTAAAACTGCTTCGAAAGATGAAAAGCTTCAAAACGCGCTTAACCATGTAGCTGTAAGACACGGTGTTTCCAAATCAACCGTGGCCTTAGCATGGTTGATCAGCAAAGGCGCGATACCTGTTGTCGGGACTACTAATCCTGCAAGGATCGTAGAATACGCTAAGGCTTTATCATTAAGTCTTGACAGCCAGGACATCGAATTACTAGATAAATCATCAGAGAAATACGTGGAGCACTGGGGTTTAACATATCGGCAACCCGCACCACTCGCATCCATGCCCCGCTCGCTTCAGATGCTACTCGTCACCTTGATGCGGGGAATATAG
- the speB gene encoding agmatinase, which produces MGVLDLLTQETIGFACLPKANSAWILLGIPFDSTTTYKPGTRFAPDSVRSASCNLEFYSLLTGLILEDDRINDLGNLVLPPGEVEKSLRIIEDAVRELRGLYPDALTIFIGGEHLITYPIVKAFDKTIDTLVVFDAHLDLRSEYLSSKYNHATFLRRIVEELDLNVLHIGSRAYSKDELDYVKSSGLKVLNILESKDLEAVGKEFENLGRTYVSLDIDVIDPAYAPGVGNPEPLGMDPLTLLKVVKKIFESNNKVIGFDLVEVNPLVDVNDVTSALAGKIILEVMAMDKAFRNTKWL; this is translated from the coding sequence ATGGGTGTGTTAGACCTGCTGACCCAGGAAACGATTGGTTTCGCATGCCTCCCCAAGGCTAATTCAGCATGGATCCTGCTGGGTATTCCGTTCGATAGTACAACCACTTATAAGCCGGGGACGCGTTTCGCACCCGACAGTGTGAGGTCCGCATCCTGCAATCTCGAGTTTTACAGTCTTCTAACCGGGCTAATCCTCGAGGACGATAGAATTAATGACCTTGGAAACCTAGTCCTACCGCCGGGTGAAGTAGAAAAAAGTTTGAGAATTATTGAAGACGCTGTGAGAGAGCTCCGGGGTCTCTACCCGGATGCCCTGACAATATTTATAGGTGGAGAACACTTGATTACATACCCTATAGTGAAAGCGTTCGATAAAACCATTGACACGCTGGTGGTTTTCGACGCTCACTTAGATCTTAGGAGCGAATACTTAAGCTCGAAATATAATCACGCAACATTTCTGAGAAGAATCGTTGAAGAATTAGACTTAAACGTGCTACACATTGGGTCGAGGGCGTATAGTAAGGATGAGCTCGACTATGTGAAAAGTTCTGGACTGAAAGTTCTCAACATCCTGGAATCAAAAGATCTGGAAGCGGTTGGTAAAGAGTTTGAAAATCTCGGCCGAACCTATGTTAGCCTAGACATTGACGTGATAGATCCTGCTTATGCTCCAGGGGTTGGAAACCCTGAGCCCTTGGGCATGGACCCTCTAACACTTCTTAAAGTAGTAAAGAAAATATTCGAGTCCAACAACAAGGTAATAGGTTTCGACCTGGTTGAGGTTAATCCGTTAGTAGATGTTAACGATGTTACTAGCGCGCTGGCCGGGAAGATTATTCTTGAGGTAATGGCGATGGATAAAGCTTTTAGAAATACTAAATGGCTTTAA
- a CDS encoding DNA-directed RNA polymerase subunit P, which translates to MVKYRCGRCGYVFDPEEMKVFGRGKVKCPRCTYEIVYKLAKPYRLVKAI; encoded by the coding sequence ATGGTAAAGTATAGATGTGGAAGATGTGGTTACGTGTTCGACCCAGAGGAGATGAAGGTTTTCGGCAGAGGTAAGGTCAAGTGTCCCAGGTGTACTTACGAGATAGTTTATAAATTGGCTAAGCCTTACAGGCTTGTTAAAGCCATTTAG
- the glyS gene encoding glycine--tRNA ligase, translated as MNHSEEIYDAVMDLARRRGFFWGSFEIYGGVAGFYDYGPLGVLLKRRIQDLWLKYFVYSNDMVVEVETPIINPRVIFKASGHEESFTDPVTECLKCGRIYRVDHLLKEVLGVEAEGLSPEEYKKIIIEKNVKCPACSGELAEPSYTLLLFKTEIGPYKGSLGYLRPENAQGMFVNFANVLRITRNKLPLGIAQVGKVARNEISPRQGLLRLREFTIMEMEFFFDPETVSEDIREYLSQELLSEKLNVLTAEDREKGVSEPRTYTVKELIENSIVKTPWLALWMGVGNRFLRSLGIDPNRTRFIEKLPKERAHYSAQTFDQEVKTEKYGWIEVAGYAYRTTYDLERHIMFSNADLTFFKRFEKPLEKTVKKAYPSVSKIREVFGDMYSEVMKKLLEKQPTELYALLENTGFIEVNGFKLGREFFIFKEEVEKVHGVKIVPHVVEPSFGLERLLYVVLENSLKTREEKTVLALPPQIAPYHVAVFPLVTGSKPEHRRIVELARKTYWDLINAGFNCIYDDDGSIGRRYARVDEIGVPLAVTVDYQSIEDETVTVRDRDTTQQERVHLGNLKKYLAEKLGITVF; from the coding sequence ATGAACCATAGCGAAGAGATCTATGACGCGGTAATGGATCTTGCAAGGAGAAGAGGCTTCTTCTGGGGCTCTTTTGAAATATACGGGGGAGTAGCCGGCTTCTACGATTATGGTCCCCTCGGAGTTTTGCTTAAGAGGAGAATTCAGGATTTATGGTTGAAGTACTTTGTTTACTCAAACGACATGGTTGTCGAGGTGGAGACTCCTATTATAAATCCTAGAGTTATTTTCAAAGCTAGCGGGCACGAGGAAAGCTTCACAGACCCTGTTACCGAGTGCTTGAAGTGTGGAAGAATATACAGGGTTGACCACCTTCTCAAGGAGGTTCTAGGGGTTGAGGCGGAAGGGCTATCTCCCGAGGAATATAAAAAAATTATAATTGAGAAAAATGTTAAATGCCCTGCGTGTAGTGGAGAATTAGCAGAGCCCTCATATACGCTTCTATTGTTCAAAACTGAGATTGGACCCTACAAGGGTTCCCTGGGTTATTTAAGGCCGGAGAACGCTCAGGGCATGTTCGTGAATTTCGCTAACGTCCTGAGAATAACAAGGAACAAGTTGCCTTTAGGAATAGCCCAAGTGGGTAAGGTTGCGAGGAATGAGATCTCACCGAGGCAAGGACTGCTAAGGCTGAGGGAGTTCACTATTATGGAGATGGAGTTCTTTTTCGATCCCGAAACCGTCTCGGAGGATATTCGTGAGTACCTGTCTCAAGAACTCCTCAGTGAGAAGTTGAATGTTCTAACGGCGGAGGACAGGGAGAAGGGTGTTTCGGAACCCAGGACATACACTGTGAAAGAGCTAATAGAAAACAGCATTGTTAAGACTCCATGGCTTGCCTTATGGATGGGTGTCGGAAACAGGTTTCTAAGAAGTCTTGGAATAGACCCTAATAGGACAAGATTTATCGAGAAACTTCCTAAAGAGAGGGCTCACTACTCCGCACAAACGTTCGACCAGGAGGTTAAGACTGAGAAGTACGGGTGGATTGAGGTAGCAGGCTACGCCTATAGGACCACGTATGACCTGGAAAGACACATAATGTTCAGCAATGCTGACTTAACATTTTTTAAACGGTTCGAGAAGCCCTTAGAGAAGACGGTTAAGAAGGCTTACCCAAGTGTTTCAAAAATACGCGAAGTATTCGGAGACATGTATTCAGAGGTCATGAAAAAGCTGTTGGAGAAGCAGCCTACGGAGCTATACGCTTTACTTGAGAACACAGGCTTTATAGAGGTCAATGGATTCAAGCTTGGCAGGGAGTTCTTTATATTCAAAGAAGAAGTTGAGAAGGTCCACGGAGTCAAGATAGTTCCCCACGTTGTTGAACCATCGTTTGGCCTTGAAAGGCTCCTCTACGTTGTCCTGGAAAACTCTCTTAAAACAAGGGAGGAGAAAACCGTTCTAGCACTCCCACCACAGATAGCTCCATACCATGTAGCGGTCTTCCCATTGGTTACTGGTTCGAAACCCGAGCATAGGAGAATCGTGGAGTTAGCGAGGAAAACATACTGGGATCTTATCAACGCTGGCTTCAATTGTATTTACGATGATGATGGTAGTATTGGAAGAAGGTATGCAAGGGTTGATGAGATAGGGGTCCCCTTAGCAGTAACTGTGGATTATCAGAGCATTGAAGACGAGACAGTAACGGTGAGAGATAGGGATACAACTCAACAGGAAAGAGTTCACTTAGGCAACTTAAAGAAATACTTGGCCGAGAAACTTGGAATCACTGTTTTTTAA
- the alaXM gene encoding alanyl-tRNA editing protein AlaXM translates to MTELVYQHDSYLRELGATVIKVLSNRLVLDKTIFHPKSGGVDNDTGWIVYNGLEIPVNSVYYDKESGLLIHELEKPLEASEGVKVLLRLNWNRRYRLMRLHTAAHLLSAIMYRDYNALITGGNISEEYAYDDYSMETFDREAFLKAVEKANQIVRQALEVKIYWLPRDEALKIPGVVKLAARMPPSVDKLRIVEIPGIDVQADGGPHVRNTLEIGEIVLLKIENKGKNKKRIYFTVKP, encoded by the coding sequence ATGACAGAATTAGTCTATCAGCATGACTCATATTTGAGGGAGCTGGGAGCAACAGTGATTAAAGTATTATCGAACAGGCTCGTCCTAGACAAGACGATTTTCCACCCCAAGAGTGGAGGGGTTGACAACGACACGGGATGGATTGTTTATAACGGCTTAGAAATCCCCGTAAACAGCGTGTACTACGATAAGGAATCCGGTTTACTAATTCACGAGCTCGAGAAGCCGTTAGAGGCTTCGGAAGGGGTTAAAGTATTGTTAAGGCTTAACTGGAATAGACGCTACAGGCTGATGAGGCTTCACACCGCGGCACACTTATTATCAGCAATAATGTACAGGGATTACAATGCTCTCATAACTGGTGGAAACATCTCTGAGGAATACGCGTATGACGACTATAGCATGGAAACCTTCGATAGGGAAGCGTTCCTCAAGGCGGTTGAAAAGGCGAATCAGATTGTTAGACAAGCATTGGAAGTGAAAATATACTGGCTCCCTAGGGACGAGGCCTTGAAAATACCTGGCGTTGTGAAGCTGGCTGCTAGAATGCCGCCCTCCGTGGATAAGCTTAGAATAGTTGAGATACCAGGGATTGACGTGCAGGCAGACGGCGGCCCTCACGTACGGAATACGTTGGAGATAGGCGAGATCGTCCTCCTGAAGATTGAGAACAAGGGGAAGAATAAGAAAAGAATCTATTTCACTGTAAAACCCTAG